From the genome of Tachysurus fulvidraco isolate hzauxx_2018 chromosome 14, HZAU_PFXX_2.0, whole genome shotgun sequence:
ATTCTTTATTCTCTTACCAATTATTTAATCCAATCTCCACTGTAAAATAGGCtttcattgcatttttttcatgCGTGTTGTTCAGTATTTTTTGCAAGTTTATATTCAAGGGTGGCAGGTGgagttaatattatttttcattgaTTTGCAGTAtgtcattattcttattatgaGGGCAAATTAGACATGGGCTTTAGTTACTGAGGTATGTTGTCAGTCTGTACAACCATGTACAAGCAATCGGCATTTTACATCTTAGGCGGTTGCCCATGGTTATATGAACAGAAAGCtctaaaatacaaataaatgccTCCTACAGTAGGAGTTGCCACCCGGCTATCAAGGAAAATGAGCGTTTGTcgcgagaaaaaaaaatactagcgCGCATGCGCAGCCTCACAAACCCTGGGTGTATTTTCATGTTCATCAGTGTTCTGTGcaatagattttctttttttgtgcagTGTTAAAGTGAAATAgttgtatatattatagtatCCTCTTTTGTTCATAGCACTTCATTTAGTCAGTCATCATGACTTTTTTGTTCACAGCAGAGATGCCAACTGAATCTATAAACTTGTTTTAACTTATTGTAATGTGTAATGTCTGAAAGCACAACAATGCCACAATTTCTTGTGCGCATAGTGTACTTGGAAGATAAAGTAGGCTTACGATTTGCTTACAGATATGTGGCTATACAGTTATTATGGTAAAtctgtgcgcatgcgcagttcAAGACATGCAGATAGGGCTTGTGGCAGCTCCCATTTCCTCATATGAAACACTGACTGAATGGATTTGGGTGGAGAGTGAGAGCTTGTGACGTCCGAACCGAGCATCAGTCTGCATTTAAGATTTATTCCAGAAACCGACTCCACCTGTTCAGAAAAAGCGACCCTGAAACCACACGTTGCTTTTTAAACGTCTCTCTAAATCTGGAAATGGATTTATATGGAAAGGTAAGGTGGATAAATatgaagttgtttttttttgtcaaaacagAGAGGCGGTAGCTTTTTGGAAATGATGATAAACACAGTGATTTAGGAACATGATTATATAAAGAAAGACTAAATACACCTATTAATCTAACGCAGTCAATTATGGTATGTGTTTGGAAGCATAATTTGTTAAAAATGGAAGCGTTAAAGCAAAATTTGATCCTAATCTTAGAGAAGATGTGCTCAGTAGAAATATAAAAGATTTATCTGGGATGAATAGTGCCTTTTTAAAAGTTAGGCTCTATAAAAAAGGATTGGATTAAAGGAATCTAGTCTGTTTAGTAAAGTACTGAATTTTCATCTCAATACCGAATCAGTTCTTAAGATGTGGACAGCTCCTGGTGCTGATGCTACTGTTAGCGGTTAGCGGTGTTTTCTAACTTCACTTGCTCGTTTTACTGAAATGATTTGGTCGCTACACCACTAACTACTGcttagtaaaatattttaagcaaATATCACGAATAATTTCGTCGATATGTAAGAGGATTTGAAATACGACACTAAGTCAATAAAAGGGGAGAGTCGTTAATGCGTTTCCGGTTTGGTCCGCGTGCGATACCGTGTAATATCGCGATACTTTGGAACTAACAATACAACCTGTAACTAAACTTCAGAACGATGTATAGAGCTACAACTTTTACAAATATGTCCATTTGTTGTATCATTTAAACCTATTTTGAAACAGAGATTTCCACAAAATCACGAACTGTattatgatgaataaataaacaagctgtTAGGAAAAACTATTGAAAGTcttcagaatttatttattaatttaacttTTGAAGATTGCATTAAGGGTCAATATACAGGTGCaactcaataaattagaatgtcatggaaaagttcatttatttcagtaatttaactcaaatagtgaaactcatgtattatataaattcagtacacatagactgaagtagtttaagtctttggctCTTTAAATTGTGATGAATTTAgctcacattaaaaaaaaaaaacaccaattcagtatctcaaaaaatttgagtacttcaaaaaaatatttttagtgaattgtcggccttctggaaagtatgttcatttactgtatacagttgaaaccagatatttagatacacttttatttctttactgtcatacattaaatcagagtaaactttttctgtttgaaatcaataaatattaacatattttttgcatttgttaaatgtcagaatcgagCGAGGGagaatttgtatgtatttttattatcactttcATCAAAGTCAGAAGTACACATACACTAAGTTTATCGTgcctttaaacaaacaaaaatgattccATTCTGAGCTTAAGAAGCTTCTGacaattgattaattgattccATTTGAGTTAATTGGTGGCACACCTGTGGATGCATATAAAGGCACACCTCAAACACAGCCCctccttcttttttccttctactgaactttctgttaacaagcttggatacagcactctgtgaaaAGGCAGCTTCattggcaatgaatgtttgtggcttacccTCCTTTTGAAGGGTGTCACTGATTGTCTTTTGGACAACTGTCCTATCAGCAggcttccccatgattgtgcccaaattgattgtgattgtgtccaaattgagagaccattttgatggctcaggaaatctttgcaggtgttttgagttgattagaTGACtggcatgtcaccatattcaatttttttgagatagtgaattggtgagtgttttattaaatgttagcCAAAATCATGACAATTAAAAGTatcaaagacttaaactacttcagtctgtgtattgaatttatataatacacaagtttcactatttgagttgaattactgaaataaacaaacattctaatttattgagatgcacctgaataaaaaattgtattagTAAATTTACAGAAATTGAAAATGTCTATGTTGTTTGTCTCCTGTCATGTTATcaatttccttttgtttttcctttgtttttaaaGATGGCAACCACTCAAGATGGAAAACAGAAAGATAACTCGGATCAAAACTTTGACTATATGTTCAAACTGTTGATCATTGGGAACAGTAGTGCTGGTAAGACGTCATTCCTGTTCCGTTACGCCGATGACTCGTTTACATCAGCTTTCGTCAGCACAGTAGGGATCGACTTCAGGGTCAAAACCGTGTACAGGAACGACAAGAGCATCAAGTTGCAGATCTGGGTAATGTAACAGGGTCCATCTCTTTAACATATGCACCTGTGAAGCATTTTGAAGAATGTAAACACATCTATGGATAGTTCATTCTGACTCTAAGCCTGGTTAAACTTGTCACTGTAAACATGTTTGGTCATGTTGGTAATAACAGAAATTTAGCCATCAAAGTCTGTCCATCTATTCAttagtttaaatgtatttgtagaCTGTAGCACATGTTCATAAAGGTCCTGATGAAAATAAGTCCTGATTACTATAATAAGTTTTTATGCAAGGAACATACAAACCCAATATAAAACAAACTAAGCACAGGGCCACCTGGGCTATGTCAAAGGAAACATGGCTTATAAAATGATAGATAAGCATCTACTGCAGATGGCTGTATCCTGGCCCCACATCTTGTTATCCACCACATTGTATGCAAAGTGCTTGGTGTGCCAGATCACAGCAGTTTGTCTTCTTTTTAGCCCTTTCACTGCTGAAGACAGACAAGTGCCACATTAATAGCATCAATtcagtattaaaataattactaGCGTGTCCATCTGGTCTAATAAGAATTATATCTGATAAAAAGTAAATCTGTGAAATTATGCATATGAGATGAATTGTTCATGCAGTATATTTTATTGAagattatatttgttttgtgtatatttgaCTATCACTTATTAGTTAGCCAGGAAACATAATATTGTAGAGCTGAGGTTTCACTAGCCTGTAGTAACTCAGCTGAGTTTCctttctaaaacaaacattCTACATAATATTTAGACTATTTTTACAAgaagaattaaataaagtcTAATGACTCTTCCGTATCCTTTGTGCAGGACACAGCAGGCCAGGAGCGCTACAGGACCATTACTACAGCTTACTATCGTGGTGCCATGGGATTCATTCTCATGTATGATATCACTAATGAAGAGTCCTTTGCAGCTGTGCAAGACTGGTGAGTTAATAATGTGATGAGTCATGATTCGTTCAGTTAATttacctatccatccatctaccctCCCATCTGTCCACCCCAGcctccatgcatccatccatttaaccatccatccatccaaaacCCATCTTCCCATCTGTCTacccatgcatccatccatctactgaTCTAGGCTCAATCCATCTATAAATCCATCTATCCCAAACCCACCCTCCTATCTGTCCACCCACacgcatccatccatccatccaactaaTCAGAGGTATTTTTTAGCTTTAGAAAAACTATGATGAAATGATTTTAAGGACTTTGCAAGAGTAGGACTTTGTCAGTATTGAAGCTTATGAGTGTCACTGGCAATTAATCCCAGCACAGCTGTTGATTTATGGTGGAACTAAATCCTCTGATGCTGGGACATAGAGGCTTTTAATGATGCACTGCTGTCTGTTGTGTGCTTTCAGGTCAACTCAGATTAAGACCTACTCATGGGACAATGCCCAGGTGGTCCTTGTTGGAAATAAATGTGACATGGAGGAGGAGAGGATAGTGTCTGTGGACAGTGGAAGACTCCTGGCAGAACAGCTGGGTGAGAAAAACAGTCCTGTTCAGTGTTGTTAGACAACTGGGTCGAAAGGAGCTCAGAAGCAGCAAAAATAGAATGTGAAAGCTGGAGAgaggaaatatatttaaacactaCCAGCAGGTCTAGAAATAGATTCATGTTCTCCTTATGAGCAGGTGCATAAGAATAGGACAGGTGCATAAGAATAGGACAGAGATGTTGGATAAATGTCACCTTTACTGTTACAATTTGAGGTTGTAACATAGATAGactttaataaaaaaggaaaaaatatctaACAGATACTGTATCAAGCATAATCTGTCATCAGTACTGACAAGAATTTCATAGTTTTCTTCATGTGGAGAAAATAAGTTAGCACTCTTCCTGGAGTTCCTTGAACCCCATTTTACCTCTGGTCTAGACGTTAGTGAAAACCTCTTGCCATGACCTTACCATGGCATTACTATCCCTCTCCTGTCAAGGAAAGTGACACTAGCCAATGgtgggtgtctgtgagctcacATAGTTATGAATGTAGTTAATGCTTTCCTCAGAGTGTGCACAGTGTGTTATGTTTTTCTTTGACACAGCATGAGCAGTAGTTAGATGTGACTGACTGGCTTCATGCGTCTTAAAGGAAGAATGCATCAGTATTCATCCCTGGCTGGTAGgtgtggtacagtatgttgGGAAGAGCTGATAGCAGGAAAAAATGAAGTTGGGATAAAGGGTTCAGATTAGGTGCATTCTCTCGCCACCTTTTGAAcaccttctttctctcttcctaaGGTTTTGAGTTCTTCGAGACAAGTGCGAAGGACAATATTAATGTCAAGCAGACCTTTGAGTGCCTGGTAGATGTTATCTGTGATAAAATGGCTGACAGTCTTGAGACCAACCCTGCTGAATCTACTGGAGCACCCACAGCCAAACTGACAGACAGCGATGTGCCGCCCCAGCAGTCTGAGTGCAGCTGCTAGTGATAACTACACAGgttgtaagtgtgtatgtgtgtgtttgtgtgtatggtttCTGTGCTATTGCCAATCTTTCAGACAAAAATTACATCACTGAACCCTAAGGTCAAAATGTAGGTTAGCGAGAAGCTTTGCAAAatgttttgggaaaaaaaaataggaacgGTTTTACTCTTATCTCTAACTCTAGGATTATCTGTGCAGAAGTCTCAGTTTAGATTGGTGAAAAACTCATAGATATGGTGATGTTGTGCCAAAATATCACAGTGTCAGAGGTCTCCTGTGTGATTATATCACTGTAAAGGCCTTAAATTATGCATTGAGGTTAGATAATCGTAGTAGATCTCCTAAACTGTGCAATACGCTGTTTGTGTCatttaagatgaaaaaaaatatataaataaaaaagccatGAACTGAAATAGCAGCTGTGCTTATTCCCACTCGCCTCAGGGGAATTACTTATGTGACTATTGATTTCTTTCTACctaatgtacatatataattGGTAAGCTTTTGTTATATCCTAACTAACGAGTGTTTTGTTGATTGAAGTCTATTACAATATGTATTAAAATGCTATGCCATTATAAGTGAATAAATGTGGCCTTAAAACCTGTAAAaagctttttgttcttttcttcatttgtgAGGTTGTGAAGTTTATCTCCACGTTACACGACACGTCTGATTACAAATTCCGACAAAAAGAAGTGACACAGATGTACGCAGTCAACCCATGCTTTCATTTATTCCGGtgcatataaaacatttttattcaattttaattttttttttttataagtttaACTTCTACAGTTCTATCCAATAGACTGTCATAAATAAGGAATCCATTAAACAACTACATTGTCTTGTGAAACCTCCAGATAAGTTGGCATTCAAGTCACATAACAAAAAATAGTTATCCCTAAATAGCTTCTTTTCTGATGATGTAAAAAGATGGAATGAATCAAAAAAAGGAAACTGAGCCACTGATTCTATCCATTTAGGGCAATTAggaatctacagtatatgtgtcaAAATTTGTCTCCACTTAAGGATTGGAGTTTATAAAGACATACCATCCTTTATCCAAAATGAAAAAGCCTAATGTCCCCAATGGAAAtgcaaagtgtttttcttttcatattgCATGTTACACAGATGTCAGTAAAAAATTCTATTTGTAATGATCTAGCATGAATCATTTGCTTCAGTCAAGTTAATTATTAACACAGACTGAGAATCCAGTCAgactaaatgaaaaaaacaaacaaaaaaacaaacaaacaaaaaaaaaacccccatcAATTTACACCAAGCTAGAGCGATCAAATTCCGCTTTGGCACACATTCATACCGTCTCATCCGAATGTATCGGAACAGCAAggcaaattctttttttttgctttacacGGAAGACGTTTGGGATcaaaacattaatattagacaACAGATCAGAAGCTCAGCTTAGCTCGGCTTTTATATATCGATACTGAATACATACAGATCAGTCATCAGAAATATTGGAACATGTGACTGATAGGTGTTTCTTGTTTCCCAGCTGTGTCTTAATTACCAGCTCTGAACATCTACATCTGGTTTTGAGCTCTGGGTTTCATTTGAGTTGAAAATGTGTCGTAAAAAAGGGACAACGGAAgatgaaataaacattttctgtgGGAGAAATGAAGGAAAATCAATCAAAGCCACTGAACAAAAATTGAGTGTAgcctatatatacagtacaatctGGAATGTCCTTAATAAGGAAGAAACCACTGGTGTACTAACAGCCAGATATAGAAAAAGCCAGGCAAGAAAACAACAGCAGATGACAACAGAGGTGAAGGTTTCACAATCATccatttaaaaagaagaaattgagAGTAGAATTATAGAGGCCATGCAACAAGATCCAAAATAATTTGAAACATTCTTTCTACCAATTTAGAGAAATTCATACAAACTAAAATACAGTCCTATAAACAGGGTGAGCTGCCTCTAAAGATGCCTGATGCCAAAGATGCACTAAAGATGTTTAACACatgtagatgtaaatatcaggaaatgaaagctgaaattctgatctgtTGTCCCATATTCACCATCAGTGTCTACAGtgtctagcaaaaaaaaaacaacaacaattttgATCTCAATTCTTTCCAATTTTTTCAGAGGGGACCGTATATATATCTCTCCAAAGTTTAGCACATAATCATATTCTGACAGCTTAGGAAAAACACATCTCTCTGATCTGGTTAAAAAACAGCATTACAATGTGCTGCCAAATGTAGTGACACCAAACAATCCTCCATACTGGCCTTTTTCAACAACTGTCAAAAAGAAATATTCATCTCTGACACCCGAAAATAaggaaaacaacaataaaatacattaaggTCAATTCCAGCCAgcagtttttttctttagtgcAGCAATAAGATAagaaacttaaataaaaaagtttattaagGCACAACCCTCTGGCCAAGGGACTGCTGTTTctctaaagaaagaaaacacacataaaattGGATTTCTTCACTCCTCCACATAAAACGATCTCGTAGGAGATGCTTATAGATGGGTCCTTAGTATactgaagagaaaataaaacattctctCAATAAGAGTTCTGTAATACAGCAACACCATCACCATTAGGGATGATAGAATCATTTACAACATGGTAAGAAcaacagtatgtactgtacagcacaataaatacatgtaaacagacagaaatgagaAACCACTGAAAGCAAGGAAACTGACTGAGGATTGCTGATGGAGAGGAAATCATTTGGCAATgacaagaaatgaaaaataaaaaataaaaaaataaaaaatccaaggTTGGGCCATTTCTAAATGTTGGGTctttatacagtttttttttttttaaaaactagtGGTTACATTACAGTTACTGCATTCTAATCGAAATATACTCAGACTTGCTCCCTCATCACCTTGATGCTGCTACAGGATTTGATTTCACCGTGCTACAAGCACAGAAAcgaaaataatgataataaattagAAAGAGGCTCATAATGGTGAACATGAACTGAACAGGTGTACTGGGACAGTTTTAGTACTGTGATCATTTAAGGAatgacgaagaagaagaagaagaagaagaagaagaagaagaagaagaagaagaagaagacttacTGGCCTTCAGCCTTAGGTTCATCTTAACCAGCAACAGAATAAACATTGTGGCACACTGCAGTGCAGTTTCACAATGAATTCACTGGCTTACAGATGCTAAAGCACTGATGTGATTGATACAGAACTGTGTTGAGTTTGAGCTGCATGCCTGACACTGGTACTTCTCCACCATCATCTAAAGGTTTAGGAGCTACAGCTAGAAGGATTTTGCTTGTTTGCAGTTGAGACCAAAAGTCTGAGACTACTAATGAAAGTGCTTCTCATTTGCATTAGTTTTAAAACGGCTAACTATAAATTATATTACCAACAATAAATCAGCAGgaaatattaatatgaatttCTGAATTCCTTAGTAATCTATGCAttctccttttgctttaatgtgCCCTCAAgctggcatggactccacaagtttGTGTAAAACTTGATGATTCATGTTAGATTAAATATCATGAAACACATCCGTCACTGGCCTTTTGTGTAGGAGTTAGTCAATATTACAAATTCCCTTATGTTTAAATAGTGACCTAGAAATCCTGGAAATTTAATATTCTAGATATTGAACAGTTTCTTTGTTCGTTTTCAGTTTTCTCTGTTTATCtgttagttattattataaacaataaaaaaaaaaagattttcagtGTGGTCTCAGACTTGTGTGGTATcctacagcatttggtagataCCCTTATTCGGGGCATcttacatttttctcattttcaggaaaattagtggcagcttggtggctatgggatttgaactcatgaccttccgatcagtagtccaacaccataaccagAGAGCTACTACTTCATATGGACAAAAATAGTTGAATACCAAATGAACCTTCAAAAATGAAGCACCCAAACTGTACTGTTCCTCGTCACTGGGTTGCTACCATCAATACTTATAGTATTGTAACTTTGAATCTTTACTGagagttaaatatttaatgatggtTAAATATTGCTTTGTTAATTATGTATTCATTAGTATCGATATGTTCTAATGACCACATGTTAATTGTAATGTCTATAATCATCCTCCACTTTTTGTTAGGAACATAACGACTCTTGATCATTGTtgcaatcagccaatcaggtggcagCAGAGCAATGCACAATATTATGCAGATGCACTTCAAGAGCTTTAGTTCATGTTCGCATCATCTAGAGTTCACAGAAAggtacaaaaatgttttttttttgttttcacaaaaTTCTGTGcgttgtgtgtgaaattcttAAAATATCAGcgttttctgaaatactcaaaccagcccctCATGGTACTAACATCCATGTCAAGGGTAAAGTtgcagagatcacatttttttttatatgttccaaataaattcagtaaGCTAATAAAAGTAAGCAGCAAAGAGACCTTTGGGGGACAATAGAGTGAAACTTCTTATTGGATTTGCCCTCTACATTTTGACCTGTTTATGAATCTTTATCCCAGATTTTGCAACATGTTTTGAGATGAAGAAGTAGGAAGCTTCTGGTTTAGTCTATTTTTTGACAGGCAACAAAATCTTAAGGCTTGCCTAAGCAACATcgagaaaataacaaaaaaaaaaaggcgatGATTAGAGTCAGTTATTATGTAACTGAAGGCCTGCACCAAACGGAGCACTCTTTctattaaataatgaacaaaaatgttATAAAGACGTCACATAACataaaaaacccaacaacaacaacaacaaaaacactctTTGGCAGTTGCcgattgtaattttttttcagtttgattTCCTTGTGCCATGAGTCATTTCTATTAGCTTTG
Proteins encoded in this window:
- the rab3c gene encoding ras-related protein Rab-3C isoform X1, whose translation is MDLYGKMATTQDGKQKDNSDQNFDYMFKLLIIGNSSAGKTSFLFRYADDSFTSAFVSTVGIDFRVKTVYRNDKSIKLQIWDTAGQERYRTITTAYYRGAMGFILMYDITNEESFAAVQDWSTQIKTYSWDNAQVVLVGNKCDMEEERIVSVDSGRLLAEQLGFEFFETSAKDNINVKQTFECLVDVICDKMADSLETNPAESTGAPTAKLTDSDVPPQQSECSC
- the rab3c gene encoding ras-related protein Rab-3C isoform X2, coding for MATTQDGKQKDNSDQNFDYMFKLLIIGNSSAGKTSFLFRYADDSFTSAFVSTVGIDFRVKTVYRNDKSIKLQIWDTAGQERYRTITTAYYRGAMGFILMYDITNEESFAAVQDWSTQIKTYSWDNAQVVLVGNKCDMEEERIVSVDSGRLLAEQLGFEFFETSAKDNINVKQTFECLVDVICDKMADSLETNPAESTGAPTAKLTDSDVPPQQSECSC